The Panicum virgatum strain AP13 chromosome 5K, P.virgatum_v5, whole genome shotgun sequence genome has a window encoding:
- the LOC120709222 gene encoding amino-acid permease BAT1 homolog has protein sequence MSPRTAELPLADADADADADRARLQQLGYKQELKRGLSLLSNFAFSFSIISVLAGVTTTYNTGLRYGGPASMTLGWLVVAAFNGCVALSMAEICSAYPTSGGLYYWSAKLAGEDWAPLASWVTGWFNIVGQWACTTSVDFSLAQFVQVIVLLSTGGANGGGYMASKYVVLAIYCAILILHGLINSLSIQWLAWFGQFGAFWNLAGVFALTILIPAVAKERATMEFVFTHCYTDTGVGIHSKVYALAIGLLTSQYSLLGYDTSAHMSEETKNAAWSGPMGIVVSVALSSVFGWIYLVSLTSIVTNIPALLDPSNDAGGNAIAQALYTAFRSRFGSGAGGIVCLAAMAVAIFLCGTASVTSNSRMGYAFSRDGAMPLSPVWYRVNKQEVPLNVVWLSVSVAFVMALTSLGSQVAFQAMVSITTLGMYIAYGLPILFRVTAARRSFVPGPFRLGKYGVLVGWAAVAWVGLVTVLFCLPVAYPVAVDNFNYTPAAVGGVLLLSLAAWALHARFWFQGPVTNLGDAS, from the exons ATGTCTCCCCGCACCGCCGAGCTGCccctcgccgacgccgacgccgacgccgacgccgaccggGCGCGGCTGCAGCAGCTGGGATACAAGCAGGAGCTCAAGCGCGGCCTCTC CCTCCTCTCCAACttcgccttctccttctccatcaTCTCCGTGCTGGCGGGCGTCACCACGACGTACAACACCGGCTTGCGCTACGGCGGCCCGGCGTCCATGACGCTGGGCTGGCTCGTCGTCGCGGCGTTCAACGGCTGCGTGGCCCTGTCCATGGCGGAGATCTGCTCGGCCTACCCGACCTCCGGCGGGCTCTACTACTGGAGCGccaagctcgccggcgaggaCTGGGCGCCACTCGCTTCCTGGGTCACCGGATG GTTCAACATCGTGGGCCAG TGGGCCTGCACCACCAGCGTGGACTTCTCGCTGGCGCAGTTCGTCCAGGTGATCGTCTTGCTTAGCACGGGTGGAGCCAATGGCGGCGGATACATGGCCTCCAAGTACGTAGTGCTGGCCATCTACTGTGCCATCTTGATCCTACACGGGCTGATCAACAGCCTCTCTATCCAATGGCTGGCATGGTTTGGCCAATTTGGAGCCTTTTGGAACCTTGCAG GTGTATTTGCCTTGACGATATTGATTCCTGCCGTTGCTAAGGAGAGGGCAACCATGGAGTTTGTCTTTACCCACTGCTACACCGACACTGGTGTGGGGATCCACAGCAAGGTTTATGCACTAGCCATCGGTTTGCTGACAAGCCAATACTCCCTCCTCGGATACGACACATCCGCCCACATG TCAGAGGAGACGAAGAACGCGGCCTGGAGCGGGCCAATGGGGATCGTCGTCTCCGTTGCTCTGTCGAGCGTCTTCGGGTGGATCTACCTGGTGTCCCTGACATCCATCGTCACCAACATCCCGGCCCTCCTTGACCCCAGCAACGACGCCGGCGGGAACGCCATCGCGCAGGCCCTGTACACCGCCTTCCGCTCGAGGTTCGGCAGCGGCGCCGGGGGGATCGTGTGCCTGGCGGCCATGGCCGTCGCCATCTTCCTCTGCGGCACGGCGTCGGTGACCAGCAACTCAAG GATGGGGTACGCCTTCTCGAGAGACGGGGCGATGCCGTTGTCGCCGGTCTGGTACCGGGTGAACAAGCAGGAGGTGCCCTTGAACGTGGTCTGGCTCTCCGTCTCGGTGGCGTTCGTCATGGCCCTCACG TCGCTGGGGAGCCAGGTGGCGTTCCAGGCGATGGTGTCCATCACGACGCTGGGCATGTACATCGCCTACGGGCTGCCCATCTTGTTTCGggtgacggcggcgcggaggtcgTTCGTGCCGGGGCCGTTCCGCCTCGGGAAATACGGCGTCCTCGTCGGCTGGGCGGCCGTCGCCTGGGTGGGCCTCGTCACCGTGCTCTTCTGCCTGCCGGTGGCGTACCCCGTCGCGGTGGACAACTTCAACTACACGCCGGCGGCCGTCGGGGGCGTGCTGCTGCTCAGCCTCGCCGCCTGGGCGCTGCACGCCCGCTTCTGGTTCCAAGGGCCCGTCACCAACCTCGGCGACGCCTCATGA
- the LOC120709224 gene encoding heterogeneous nuclear ribonucleoprotein 1-like, protein MATKLVVLGIPWDVDTEGLREYMAKFGPLDDCVVMKERSSGRSRGFGYVTFSSADDAKNVLECEHVLGSRTLEVKIATPKEEMKSQGTKKATRIFVARIPQSVDESMFRRHFEAFGEILDLYMPKEHGSKGHRGIGFITFQSAESVDSIMQESHELDGTTVVVDRATPKDEDVRYPPSRASQGGYGAYNAYISAATRYAALGAPTLYDHPGSAYGRGYYGSSQAVGKKIFVGRLPQEANTDDLRHYFGRFGRIVDAYIPKDPKRSGHRGFGFVTFADESVAERVARRSHEILGQEVAIDTAAPLESDSSGGAYVDPMDLYGAYGSMRSFGRFCGSLDYNYGYGPSRGSSRSRGDWRYRPY, encoded by the exons ATGGCTACAAAACTTGTG GTTCTTGGTATCCCCTGGGATGTTGACACTGAAGGATTACGGGAGTACATGGCCAAGTTTGGACCCCTAGATGACTGCGTTGTCATGAAG GAGCGGTCTTCTGGGCGATCACGTGGGTTTGGCTATGTAACATTCTCATCAGCTGATGATGCAAAG AATGTTCTTGAATGTGAACATGTTCTTGGGAGCCGGACTTTAGAAGTGAAGATAGCTACTCCAAAG GAAGAAATGAAATCACAAGGAACAAAGAAAGCTACAAGGATATTTGTTGCTCGAATTCCACAATCTGTGGATGAGTCGATGTTTCGTAG GCATTTTGAAGCTTTTGGAGAAATTCTTGATCTTTACATGCCAAAG GAACATGGTTCAAAAGGGCATCGTGGAATTGGGTTTATCACGTTTCAGAGTGCAG AATCTGTGGACAGCATCATGCAAGAGTCGCATGAACTTGATGGTACAACTGTAGTTGTTGATCGTGCAACTCCAAAG GATGAAGATGTCAGGTACCCCCCGAGCAGGGCATCGCAAGGTGGCTATGGTGCATATAACGCATATATTTCAGCTGCTACCAGATATGCAGCCTTAGGTGCACCAACACTGTATGACCATCCAGGATCAGCTTATGGAA GAGGGTATTATGGATCCTCTCAAGCAGTTGGCAAGAAGATATTTGTTGGTAGGCTTCCACAAGAAGCAAACACGGATGACCTGAGGCATTACTTTGGCAGATTTGGTCGAATCGTAGATGCATATATTCCAAAG GACCCTAAAAGAAGTGGCCACCGAGGTTTTGGTTTTGTCACCTTCGCTGATGAGAGTGTGGCAGAACGGGTAGCTCGCAGAAGCCATGAAATTCTGGGACAAGAG GTTGCAATTGACACAGCTGCACCGCTTGAGAGCGATTCATCTGGTGGCGCTTATGTTGATCCCATGGACCTTTATGGCGCTTATGGTTCAATGCGATCTTTCGGCAGGTTCTGTGGCAGTCTAGATTATAAT TATGGGTATGGTCCCAGCAGAGGAAGCAGCAGATCAAGAGGGGATTGGCGATACCGACCTTACTGA